One window of the Carnobacterium maltaromaticum DSM 20342 genome contains the following:
- a CDS encoding GRP family sugar transporter, whose product MEIIIALIPAIAWGSIGLVSNKVGGTAYNQTLGMTIGAFIFSIGIYLFYQPVIDMKIMITGLLSGLFWVLGQQQQFQSMKFMGVSGALPISTGCQLIANTLAGALLFHEWKSGRDVTLGVLALVILIVGARFTAVSDGGESNGSGEKNKGYRAIAISTVGYALYTIIVNAAGVDALAVILPQSAGMLIGGILFSVKQDVLNKYTVRNLITGLLWAVGNIFMLISMKNVGLAVSFSLSQTGIIISTLGSIWLLGEKKTKREFRYVVMGCILVIIGGVLLGYLKS is encoded by the coding sequence ATGGAGATAATCATTGCACTTATTCCGGCAATTGCCTGGGGTAGTATTGGGTTAGTTAGTAATAAAGTAGGCGGTACTGCCTATAATCAAACTTTAGGTATGACAATTGGTGCGTTTATTTTTTCAATAGGCATCTACCTTTTTTATCAGCCAGTTATAGATATGAAGATTATGATTACTGGTTTACTTTCTGGTTTGTTTTGGGTATTAGGCCAACAACAACAGTTCCAAAGTATGAAATTTATGGGTGTTTCTGGTGCTTTACCGATTTCAACAGGCTGCCAATTAATTGCTAATACATTGGCGGGTGCGTTACTTTTTCATGAATGGAAATCGGGTCGTGATGTAACCTTAGGTGTTCTAGCATTAGTGATTTTAATTGTTGGGGCAAGATTTACCGCTGTAAGTGATGGTGGAGAGAGTAACGGTAGTGGCGAAAAAAATAAAGGCTACCGTGCAATTGCAATCTCAACAGTTGGTTATGCTTTGTATACAATTATTGTCAACGCTGCAGGAGTGGATGCGCTAGCAGTTATTTTACCGCAATCTGCAGGCATGCTAATAGGTGGAATTTTATTCTCCGTCAAGCAAGATGTGTTAAATAAATATACTGTGAGAAATTTAATTACGGGTTTATTATGGGCAGTTGGAAATATATTTATGTTGATTTCAATGAAGAATGTCGGACTTGCAGTTAGTTTTTCTTTGTCACAAACAGGAATTATTATTTCGACACTAGGAAGTATTTGGTTATTAGGAGAAAAGAAAACGAAACGAGAATTTCGTTATGTAGTAATGGGCTGTATTTTGGTTATTATTGGTGGTGTACTATTAGGATATCTTAAATCCTAA
- a CDS encoding ABC transporter ATP-binding protein has protein sequence MITAKNVGYWYDKGNIPLYQHVNLTFEKGVLYSILGSSGSGKTTFLSLLAGLEKPKEGDILYEGTSISKMGLTKFRNQKVSIVFQAYNLLPYMTALQNIVTAMEITRSKETDKKAYALKMLKKVGISEDLANKNVMKLSGGQQQRIAIVRAMCTDTELIVADEPTGNLDEETSRDIIHLFQELAHKENKCIILVTHEKEVANESDVCIQLKNKEFTTII, from the coding sequence ATGATAACAGCAAAAAATGTCGGGTATTGGTACGATAAAGGGAATATACCTCTTTATCAACATGTGAATTTAACGTTTGAAAAAGGCGTTTTATACAGTATTTTAGGCAGTAGTGGATCTGGTAAAACGACTTTTTTATCTTTACTAGCAGGATTAGAAAAGCCTAAAGAAGGGGACATACTTTATGAAGGTACATCCATTAGTAAAATGGGTTTGACTAAATTTCGCAATCAAAAAGTTTCGATTGTTTTCCAAGCCTATAATTTATTACCCTATATGACTGCTTTACAAAATATTGTAACAGCAATGGAAATCACCCGTTCCAAAGAAACGGATAAAAAAGCTTATGCGCTAAAAATGTTGAAAAAGGTCGGTATATCTGAAGATTTAGCAAATAAAAATGTGATGAAACTCTCAGGTGGACAGCAACAACGAATTGCAATCGTGCGGGCGATGTGCACGGACACAGAATTGATTGTTGCAGATGAACCGACAGGAAACTTAGACGAGGAAACTTCTCGTGATATCATCCATTTATTTCAAGAGTTGGCTCATAAAGAAAATAAATGCATTATTTTGGTGACGCATGAAAAAGAAGTAGCGAATGAAAGCGACGTGTGCATCCAATTAAAAAATAAGGAATTCACAACTATTATTTAA
- the ybaK gene encoding Cys-tRNA(Pro) deacylase produces MKAKKIHKTNACRILDKAKIPYEIYEFPWSEDHVDAKTVAKELGIPNESIYKTIVTIGDKTGVTIACLPGTEELNLKALAKASGNKKIEMLPMKELEETTGYIRGGCSPIGMKKNYPTFLASEAQERNEIIISAGKRGMQVALNPADLTKVVNLKIMDITENKV; encoded by the coding sequence ATGAAAGCTAAAAAAATCCACAAAACAAATGCTTGCCGTATTTTAGATAAAGCTAAGATACCTTATGAAATTTATGAGTTTCCTTGGAGTGAAGATCATGTAGATGCCAAAACAGTTGCTAAAGAGCTAGGCATACCAAATGAGAGTATTTATAAAACAATTGTCACAATCGGTGATAAAACTGGAGTTACAATAGCTTGTTTACCAGGTACTGAAGAATTAAATTTAAAAGCTTTAGCCAAGGCAAGTGGAAATAAAAAAATTGAGATGTTGCCCATGAAAGAGCTTGAAGAAACAACTGGTTATATTAGAGGAGGCTGTTCTCCAATCGGTATGAAGAAAAATTATCCAACCTTTTTGGCAAGCGAAGCTCAAGAAAGAAACGAAATCATCATTTCAGCGGGAAAACGTGGCATGCAGGTAGCACTTAATCCAGCAGACTTAACCAAGGTCGTTAATTTAAAAATTATGGATATTACTGAAAATAAGGTGTGA
- a CDS encoding ABC transporter permease produces MNFIKRALLSTKVKKGRSFLLLFIFSAILIFVLAGLTIQSAANVATSEARKSMGGSVTLGVNRENTLKKSTEETSSSETTETQRPTPGSYESTPVDLTIATKLAALDHVASYNFISTTSAGAESFEPISSSDSTETTTETQQPTGGPGGEGSESERGSNFGPGAAQGDLNVQGVLSTENLAAFTDGTSTLTTGTALTKEDVNKNVVLIEKSLAEANDLAVGDTITISNPTDDTVTYELTIQGIYETTTSDNAMAANFNFLNPSNQIYVPYTFANTLKGATYDNGVDSVIFNLDDPENVESFVKAAEATGLDTETYSLQTDTAVYEQMIKPIENVSSFAKKVVLLVAIAGVVILSLIIMMTIRERKYEMGVLLSLGEKRWKLIAQFFTEILMIFLVAMCVAGISGKYVGTIVGQQLLDQQTATTTETTENTGPGGGNSEPRGGNMGGFRNFGAESSTAAKQIDELNVTVSTNDLVKLGGIGLGICFLSIMISSIGVIRLEPKKILTM; encoded by the coding sequence ATGAATTTTATCAAACGAGCATTATTAAGTACTAAAGTAAAAAAAGGACGTTCATTTTTATTGTTATTCATTTTTTCTGCCATCTTAATTTTTGTGTTAGCAGGGTTAACAATCCAAAGTGCTGCCAATGTAGCTACATCTGAAGCTAGAAAATCAATGGGAGGTTCTGTAACTTTAGGAGTCAATCGTGAAAATACATTAAAAAAATCAACTGAAGAAACGAGTAGTTCAGAAACCACAGAAACTCAAAGACCAACTCCTGGTTCCTATGAATCAACGCCTGTTGATTTGACGATTGCCACTAAATTAGCGGCGTTAGATCATGTTGCTAGTTATAACTTTATTTCAACGACTTCAGCAGGAGCGGAGTCTTTCGAACCCATTTCAAGTAGCGATTCAACGGAAACAACGACTGAAACCCAACAACCAACTGGGGGACCAGGAGGTGAAGGTAGTGAGAGCGAAAGAGGCTCAAATTTTGGACCAGGGGCAGCCCAGGGTGATTTAAATGTTCAAGGTGTTCTATCGACAGAAAACTTAGCGGCTTTTACAGACGGAACAAGTACATTGACAACTGGAACAGCCTTGACTAAAGAGGACGTAAATAAAAATGTTGTTTTAATCGAAAAAAGTTTAGCTGAAGCCAATGACCTGGCTGTTGGCGATACAATTACTATTTCTAATCCAACAGATGACACAGTCACATATGAGCTAACGATTCAAGGAATTTATGAGACAACAACAAGTGACAATGCAATGGCGGCTAATTTTAATTTCTTAAATCCTTCGAATCAAATCTATGTCCCTTACACCTTTGCCAATACTTTAAAAGGCGCAACATATGATAATGGGGTTGACTCAGTTATCTTTAATTTAGATGATCCAGAAAATGTCGAAAGTTTTGTGAAAGCTGCAGAGGCAACCGGTTTAGATACTGAGACCTATAGCTTACAAACAGATACAGCCGTTTATGAGCAAATGATTAAACCGATTGAAAATGTCTCAAGCTTTGCTAAAAAAGTTGTTTTATTAGTAGCGATAGCTGGTGTTGTCATCTTATCACTAATTATTATGATGACAATTCGTGAACGCAAGTATGAAATGGGCGTTTTACTCTCTTTAGGCGAAAAACGTTGGAAATTAATTGCCCAATTTTTCACTGAGATTTTGATGATTTTCTTAGTTGCGATGTGTGTAGCTGGAATTAGTGGGAAATATGTTGGAACAATCGTTGGCCAACAATTACTAGATCAACAAACAGCGACAACAACAGAAACGACTGAAAATACAGGACCAGGTGGTGGCAATAGTGAACCACGTGGCGGAAATATGGGCGGATTTAGAAATTTTGGTGCAGAAAGTTCCACAGCAGCGAAACAAATAGATGAGCTGAACGTAACTGTTTCAACAAATGACTTGGTTAAACTAGGGGGAATTGGATTAGGAATTTGTTTCTTGTCCATCATGATTTCATCAATAGGAGTTATTCGTTTAGAACCAAAGAAAATTTTGACAATGTAA
- a CDS encoding APC family permease, producing MDYMRKKPLDPTAHHSSKLKKELKTMDLILLGLGAMVGTGIFVITGTAAAKYAGPSLIISFAIAAFSCVLSALCYAEFASRVPIAGGAYSYAYTIFGELIGWITGWLVVCEYLLANASVASGWSGYVHGFLDGLGIPFPNALRASYNAENGTYVDVIAICITFIVMFVVMQGAKKALRLNNIMVIIKFALVILFLVVGVFYVKPDNWTPFAPFGMAGITTGAAIVFFAFLGFDAVSMAAEEVENPQRDIPRGIIGSLAIATILYIGVTLVLTGMVPFSNLNVKDPVAFAMRFIDQNFVAGLISVGAILTLLTVLISMMYGLTRMIYAIGRDGLLPKGLSKVDSKTKTPKNATLVIGITSAILSGLVPLENLAQLTNIVTLMAFAIIAAGIIKLRKDFGDPKINEFKVPFVPVFPIVSMLVCFYLMIQLELSTWIVFGIWLVLGLAIYFLYGYRNSELGKNKE from the coding sequence ATGGATTATATGAGGAAAAAACCGCTCGACCCGACAGCGCATCATTCGTCAAAATTAAAAAAAGAATTAAAAACAATGGATTTAATTTTATTAGGTTTAGGAGCAATGGTTGGAACGGGTATTTTTGTAATTACCGGAACTGCAGCAGCTAAATATGCTGGACCGTCTTTAATTATATCGTTTGCGATAGCCGCGTTTTCATGCGTACTCTCAGCACTTTGTTATGCTGAGTTTGCTTCACGGGTACCAATTGCAGGTGGTGCATACTCTTATGCTTATACTATTTTTGGTGAACTGATTGGTTGGATAACAGGTTGGTTAGTTGTTTGTGAATATTTGTTAGCCAATGCATCTGTAGCATCTGGTTGGTCAGGATATGTACATGGATTTTTAGATGGCTTAGGAATCCCCTTTCCAAATGCACTACGAGCTTCATACAATGCCGAAAATGGAACTTATGTGGATGTTATTGCAATTTGTATCACGTTTATTGTGATGTTTGTTGTAATGCAAGGAGCAAAAAAAGCATTAAGACTAAATAATATTATGGTTATTATTAAATTTGCGTTAGTTATTTTATTTTTAGTTGTGGGTGTGTTTTATGTGAAACCAGATAATTGGACGCCATTTGCGCCATTTGGCATGGCTGGGATTACAACTGGGGCCGCAATTGTTTTCTTTGCCTTCTTAGGTTTTGATGCCGTGAGTATGGCCGCCGAAGAAGTTGAAAACCCGCAGCGCGATATTCCACGGGGAATTATAGGTTCATTAGCTATCGCGACGATTTTATATATCGGAGTTACCTTAGTTTTAACTGGCATGGTGCCTTTTAGTAACTTAAATGTCAAAGATCCAGTTGCGTTTGCTATGCGTTTTATCGATCAAAATTTTGTAGCAGGTTTGATTTCAGTCGGGGCTATTTTAACATTACTAACCGTTTTAATTTCAATGATGTATGGGTTAACTCGAATGATTTATGCGATTGGTAGAGATGGTTTGTTGCCTAAAGGGCTAAGTAAAGTCGATTCAAAAACCAAGACACCAAAAAATGCGACTTTAGTGATTGGGATAACTTCAGCTATTCTGTCAGGTCTTGTGCCTTTAGAAAATTTAGCTCAACTAACCAATATTGTGACCTTGATGGCCTTTGCGATTATTGCAGCAGGAATTATTAAGTTAAGGAAAGATTTTGGAGATCCAAAGATCAATGAATTTAAAGTTCCATTTGTACCAGTGTTTCCAATTGTTTCAATGCTCGTTTGTTTCTATTTAATGATTCAGCTTGAATTATCGACTTGGATTGTCTTTGGAATTTGGTTAGTTTTAGGTTTAGCTATTTATTTCTTATATGGATATCGGAATAGTGAATTAGGGAAAAATAAAGAATAA
- a CDS encoding multidrug efflux MFS transporter, translated as MKREIWQVNLKILWFGCFLAGVGFSLVMPFMALYIDTLGDFTSKEVSMWSGITFSSTFFVTAIVAPFWGKLADRKGRKLMLLRTALGMAIVIALMGTVQNVYQLIGLRLLQGFFSGFISNATALIATQVPREKSGATLGTLTTGSVTGTLMGPLAGGTIAEFFGFRITFFITGFLLFLVFLLCLFFVKENFEPVLKEDELSGKAVLAELKFPRVIIGMFVTTMMIQVAANSISPILSLYVKQLAGESSNVAFISGIVASVPGIATLLAAPRLGALGDRIGSERVLKAGLLFSVIILIPMAFVTQVWQLAVLRFLLGVSDAALIPAVQAILTKNTPHAVAGRIFSYNQSFQAMGNVMGPLLGSVISASLGFSGVFLITPLFIISNFFLVQRNTKNIKKIQSNK; from the coding sequence ATGAAAAGAGAAATCTGGCAAGTGAACCTTAAAATTTTGTGGTTTGGTTGTTTTTTAGCTGGAGTTGGATTCAGTTTAGTCATGCCTTTTATGGCTCTTTATATTGATACTTTAGGTGATTTTACATCTAAAGAAGTGAGTATGTGGAGCGGAATTACTTTTAGTTCAACTTTTTTTGTGACGGCAATAGTAGCGCCTTTTTGGGGGAAACTAGCAGATCGAAAAGGGCGAAAGCTCATGCTTTTACGAACAGCACTTGGAATGGCAATTGTGATTGCCTTAATGGGTACGGTCCAAAATGTCTATCAATTAATCGGATTGCGTTTGTTACAAGGTTTTTTTTCAGGTTTTATTTCTAATGCGACAGCTTTGATTGCCACTCAAGTACCAAGGGAAAAAAGTGGTGCAACATTAGGGACACTTACAACTGGAAGTGTGACAGGAACATTAATGGGACCACTAGCTGGTGGAACGATTGCTGAATTTTTTGGTTTTCGAATTACTTTTTTTATTACTGGCTTTTTATTATTTTTAGTTTTCTTATTGTGCTTGTTCTTTGTAAAAGAAAATTTTGAACCTGTTTTAAAAGAAGACGAGTTATCTGGTAAAGCCGTTTTAGCAGAGTTGAAATTTCCACGAGTCATTATTGGCATGTTCGTTACAACAATGATGATTCAAGTTGCCGCTAATTCAATCAGTCCGATTTTAAGTTTATATGTGAAACAATTAGCCGGTGAATCCTCCAATGTAGCCTTTATTAGTGGCATTGTTGCATCTGTTCCAGGAATTGCCACCTTACTGGCAGCACCTCGTTTAGGTGCGCTTGGTGATCGAATCGGAAGTGAACGAGTGTTGAAAGCTGGGTTACTATTTTCAGTCATTATTTTAATTCCGATGGCTTTTGTGACCCAAGTTTGGCAATTAGCTGTTTTACGGTTCTTGTTAGGGGTATCAGATGCAGCTTTAATTCCAGCAGTTCAAGCTATTCTAACAAAAAATACCCCACATGCTGTGGCTGGTAGGATTTTTAGTTATAATCAATCATTTCAAGCAATGGGAAATGTGATGGGTCCGCTGCTCGGATCGGTTATTTCAGCTAGTTTAGGATTTAGTGGAGTCTTTTTAATTACACCGCTATTTATTATAAGTAATTTCTTTTTAGTACAGCGTAATACTAAAAATATTAAAAAAATTCAATCAAATAAGTAA
- a CDS encoding class I SAM-dependent rRNA methyltransferase: MEKIMVKMQATNKIKSGYPLLVKGDFVKEPSVTEGTLVELIDQQKKFVASAYLAKQNKGDGWILSLNPQEKINQKFFEKLFHLAGSNRTFLEANGDTTAYRFFNGEGDGLGGLTIDFYADYYVFSWYSEGIYTHQKMIIEAFKSAVPAIKGIYQKFRYDTKGQNDESHVFGEKAPEPLLVQENGIQYATYMNDGLMTGIFLDQREVREAIREKYAVGKTILNTFSYTGAFSVAAAMGGALETTSVDLANRSLPKTKEQFEVNGIDPETQKIIVMDVFDYFKYASKKELSFDTVIIDPPSFARSKKRTFSVAKDYSKLLEEVIEITNKNGVIVASTNAANVTMEKFEGFIKKAFANKNCQFDWLEKYQLPNDFKINTHFPEGDYLKVWILRKK; this comes from the coding sequence ATGGAAAAAATAATGGTGAAAATGCAAGCAACAAATAAAATTAAAAGTGGCTATCCACTGCTTGTGAAGGGTGATTTTGTTAAAGAACCAAGTGTTACAGAAGGTACCTTGGTTGAACTAATTGACCAACAAAAGAAATTTGTTGCTAGTGCCTATTTAGCTAAACAAAATAAAGGCGACGGTTGGATCTTATCTCTAAATCCTCAAGAAAAAATAAATCAAAAGTTTTTTGAAAAGTTATTTCATTTAGCTGGAAGCAACCGGACATTTTTAGAAGCCAATGGTGATACGACGGCTTATCGCTTTTTTAATGGTGAAGGAGACGGTTTAGGCGGATTGACAATTGATTTTTATGCAGATTACTATGTTTTTTCATGGTACAGTGAAGGTATTTATACACATCAAAAAATGATTATAGAAGCTTTTAAGTCAGCAGTTCCAGCTATAAAAGGTATTTATCAAAAATTTAGATATGATACAAAAGGCCAAAATGATGAGAGTCATGTATTTGGTGAAAAGGCTCCAGAACCCTTGTTGGTACAAGAAAATGGCATCCAATACGCAACTTATATGAATGATGGTTTGATGACTGGAATTTTCCTAGATCAACGAGAAGTTCGTGAAGCCATTAGGGAAAAATATGCTGTGGGTAAAACCATTTTAAATACATTCAGCTATACAGGTGCTTTTTCAGTAGCTGCAGCCATGGGTGGTGCTTTAGAGACAACCAGTGTAGATTTAGCTAATCGTAGTTTACCTAAAACTAAAGAACAATTTGAAGTTAATGGAATTGATCCAGAAACACAAAAAATTATTGTGATGGATGTTTTTGATTATTTTAAATATGCATCTAAAAAAGAATTATCTTTTGACACAGTTATAATAGACCCACCAAGTTTTGCCAGATCTAAGAAGCGAACTTTTAGTGTGGCAAAAGATTATTCAAAATTACTAGAAGAAGTGATTGAGATAACGAATAAAAATGGTGTAATTGTTGCTTCAACAAATGCAGCCAATGTAACAATGGAGAAATTTGAAGGATTCATTAAGAAAGCTTTTGCAAATAAAAATTGCCAATTTGATTGGCTTGAAAAGTATCAACTGCCGAATGATTTTAAAATAAATACTCATTTTCCTGAAGGCGACTATTTAAAAGTCTGGATTTTACGTAAAAAATAA
- a CDS encoding NAD(P)/FAD-dependent oxidoreductase, whose product MKTYTVIVIGGGTSGMMAAIAAAEEGAKVLVIEKNKKLGRKLLVTGGGRCNVTNNRDADEIIAHIPGNGRFLYSAFHQFDNYDIINFFESNGVRLKEEDHGRMFPVTDKSKTILEALMAKMEQLNVTILTDNPVATVLYEDGAVKGVILEDGEEIHGSAIILSTGGRAMPRTGSTGDGYKWAKKAGHTLKPLYPTEAPILSDEPFILDKTLQGLSLRDVALSVLNKKEKKVITHQMDMIFTHFGVSGPAALRCSMFVHQTMGRDKSDFVTMTLDVLPTFSSGQLNQKFQQLIKNEGDKSLKNALKGLVPERYLLFAFDRLGLLETMPLKQCTPDQIQALAEFFKDFRFTANGTQPLEKAFVTGGGINTKEINPKTMESKLAKGLYFTGEILDINGYTGGYNITAAFVTGRIAGMHAGKQTD is encoded by the coding sequence ATGAAAACCTATACAGTTATTGTCATCGGTGGCGGTACAAGCGGTATGATGGCAGCTATTGCAGCAGCTGAAGAAGGCGCCAAAGTTTTGGTGATTGAAAAAAACAAAAAATTAGGACGAAAATTATTGGTGACTGGCGGCGGACGTTGTAATGTGACGAATAACCGCGATGCAGATGAAATCATTGCCCATATTCCTGGAAATGGTCGATTTTTATATAGCGCTTTTCATCAATTTGATAACTACGATATTATAAACTTTTTTGAATCGAACGGGGTGCGCTTGAAAGAGGAAGATCACGGGCGCATGTTTCCTGTAACAGATAAGTCTAAGACTATTTTAGAGGCCCTTATGGCCAAAATGGAACAATTGAATGTCACTATTTTAACGGATAATCCTGTTGCAACGGTTCTTTATGAGGATGGAGCAGTTAAAGGGGTTATTTTAGAAGACGGCGAGGAGATTCATGGCTCGGCGATTATTTTGTCGACTGGCGGGCGTGCAATGCCTCGAACGGGATCAACTGGTGATGGGTATAAATGGGCTAAGAAAGCTGGGCATACGTTAAAACCTCTTTACCCAACTGAAGCTCCGATTCTCTCTGATGAACCTTTTATTTTGGATAAAACATTACAAGGTCTCTCTTTAAGAGATGTTGCTTTGAGTGTTTTAAATAAGAAAGAAAAGAAAGTAATTACGCATCAAATGGATATGATTTTTACTCATTTTGGCGTGTCAGGTCCGGCTGCATTACGCTGTTCAATGTTTGTACACCAAACGATGGGTCGTGATAAATCGGATTTTGTTACGATGACTTTAGATGTTTTGCCAACGTTTAGTAGCGGTCAGCTTAATCAAAAGTTTCAGCAGTTGATTAAGAATGAGGGCGATAAAAGTCTTAAAAATGCCTTAAAAGGGCTGGTTCCAGAGCGTTATTTACTTTTTGCTTTTGATCGTCTAGGGCTTTTAGAAACGATGCCTTTAAAACAATGTACACCGGATCAAATTCAAGCATTGGCTGAATTTTTTAAGGATTTCCGCTTTACTGCTAATGGAACTCAACCTTTGGAAAAAGCTTTTGTTACTGGCGGTGGAATCAATACAAAGGAAATTAATCCTAAAACAATGGAAAGTAAATTAGCAAAAGGGTTGTATTTTACTGGTGAAATTTTAGATATTAACGGTTATACTGGTGGATACAATATCACAGCGGCATTTGTCACTGGAAGAATTGCTGGTATGCATGCAGGGAAACAAACAGATTGA
- a CDS encoding tagatose 1,6-diphosphate aldolase → MTKKRISRGKFEKMQQLSNSNGVIAALAIDQRGSMKKMMEQAVGSENYTIEMVYEFKGLVSQELTKYVSAILLDEELGFKGISDKNEQAGLILSYEKTGYDVHTPGRLPELIPEMSAQRLIAKGADAAKVLVYFNPDEEDEIIQKKLGFLERLGDEARAADIPVFVEPIVYDNDITDDHSPEFAKIKPKKVIDTIKELTKDKYHIDVLKVEVPVLFKYVEGYTENGDPQVYSRDEALAYFKEASDAATRPFIYLSAGVPTKTFQTELRFAKEAGAQYSGILGGRATWFDGVSAYAQGGKTGLIQWLDTTGKNNVETLNRILADGAVPWYDIYGGLDNIDVFDLNVAD, encoded by the coding sequence ATGACAAAGAAAAGAATTTCAAGAGGCAAGTTTGAAAAAATGCAACAATTATCTAACTCAAATGGCGTGATTGCTGCATTAGCAATTGATCAACGTGGTTCTATGAAAAAAATGATGGAACAAGCTGTGGGTTCAGAAAATTATACTATTGAAATGGTCTATGAATTCAAAGGGCTCGTTTCACAAGAACTAACTAAATATGTCAGTGCTATTTTGCTTGATGAAGAACTCGGTTTTAAAGGAATATCTGATAAAAATGAGCAAGCTGGTTTAATCTTATCTTATGAAAAAACAGGCTATGATGTGCATACACCTGGTCGCTTACCTGAGTTAATTCCTGAAATGTCAGCACAACGTTTAATTGCTAAAGGTGCTGATGCAGCGAAAGTTCTAGTCTACTTTAACCCCGATGAAGAGGATGAAATTATTCAAAAAAAATTGGGATTTCTAGAAAGACTTGGTGATGAAGCTCGGGCTGCTGATATTCCTGTTTTCGTTGAGCCTATCGTTTATGATAATGATATTACCGATGATCACAGTCCTGAGTTTGCAAAAATCAAACCGAAAAAAGTTATCGATACAATCAAAGAATTAACTAAAGATAAATATCATATCGATGTACTAAAAGTAGAAGTGCCTGTCCTTTTCAAGTATGTTGAAGGCTATACAGAAAATGGTGATCCGCAAGTTTATTCTCGAGATGAAGCGTTGGCTTACTTTAAAGAGGCTAGCGATGCAGCAACTCGGCCTTTTATCTATTTAAGCGCTGGCGTCCCTACCAAAACTTTTCAAACAGAACTAAGATTTGCTAAAGAGGCCGGTGCACAATATAGTGGAATTCTAGGTGGGAGAGCCACTTGGTTTGATGGGGTTTCAGCATATGCTCAAGGTGGGAAAACCGGTTTAATCCAATGGTTAGATACCACTGGGAAAAATAACGTTGAGACTTTGAATCGCATTTTAGCGGATGGTGCTGTTCCCTGGTATGACATCTATGGTGGTTTAGACAACATTGATGTCTTTGATTTAAATGTTGCTGATTAG
- a CDS encoding GNAT family N-acetyltransferase → MMFKSFNEVSPTARTKVWNNGFSDYLVPINMTEVQLDNRLSSLSISEELSKVFFIDNQPAGIYLHAEGTFSDQKIAWLGGMAVDSAFRNQQVSVKMLREFERVAVERGTSILYLEAIDGNERAISIYKKFGFAPVKKVLFLESSTNFTSETDYQLKKVVSLKSIGVNQSSDILWQNKAIHGYDSIGIYDQTKLIGYTVVSLQGNQLVIHQLELDSPKLQIKAALASLQKLYTPNKWIGSNLVADSPITKLLVQNGFSEKLSQHQYSKQL, encoded by the coding sequence ATGATGTTCAAAAGTTTTAATGAAGTTTCGCCAACTGCTAGAACTAAAGTTTGGAATAATGGTTTCTCAGATTATTTAGTTCCTATCAATATGACTGAGGTACAGTTAGATAACCGATTATCTAGTCTGTCGATTTCTGAAGAATTATCTAAAGTCTTCTTTATAGATAATCAACCTGCTGGGATTTATCTTCATGCTGAAGGAACTTTTTCTGATCAAAAAATAGCCTGGTTAGGTGGGATGGCTGTCGATTCAGCTTTTCGTAATCAGCAAGTTTCAGTTAAAATGTTAAGGGAATTTGAGCGCGTTGCTGTTGAACGTGGTACTTCTATTTTGTATCTTGAAGCGATTGACGGAAATGAACGGGCGATTTCTATTTATAAGAAATTTGGGTTCGCGCCTGTAAAAAAAGTTTTATTTCTAGAAAGCTCTACGAATTTCACTTCTGAAACTGATTATCAGCTGAAAAAAGTGGTGAGTCTAAAATCGATTGGTGTGAATCAGAGCTCAGATATTTTATGGCAAAATAAAGCCATTCATGGCTATGATTCTATAGGTATTTATGATCAGACAAAATTAATCGGTTATACGGTTGTTAGTTTACAAGGGAATCAATTAGTTATTCATCAACTAGAGTTAGATTCACCAAAATTACAAATAAAAGCTGCTTTAGCCTCACTACAAAAGCTTTATACTCCTAATAAGTGGATTGGAAGTAATCTAGTTGCTGATTCTCCCATAACAAAACTTTTAGTACAAAATGGCTTTAGTGAGAAGCTCTCACAACATCAGTATAGTAAGCAGCTCTAA